Proteins encoded together in one Telopea speciosissima isolate NSW1024214 ecotype Mountain lineage chromosome 4, Tspe_v1, whole genome shotgun sequence window:
- the LOC122659211 gene encoding uncharacterized mitochondrial protein AtMg00820-like, protein MQAEIGALLENNTWSLVPLPHGKKPIGSKWVFKIKRHSDGSIERYKARPIAKGYNQVEGVDYHDTFAPVEKLVTIRTLITLVVIQGWSLHQMDVHNAFLHGDLDEDVDMAPPLGY, encoded by the coding sequence ATGCAAGCAGAAATTGGGGCCTTATTAGAGAACAATACATGGTCACTTGTCCCTTTGCCCCATGGAAAAAAACCAATTGGATCCAAATGGGTGTTCAAAATTAAGCGCCATTCTGATGGTTCCATCGAGCGTTACAAGGCTCGCCCTATAGCAAAAGGCTATAATCAAGTGGAGGGCGTCGATTATCATGACACCTTTGCCCCTGTGGAAAAACTCGTTACAATACGTACTCTGATTACACTTGTCGTCATACAAGGATGGTCactacatcaaatggacgtaCATAATGCGTTCTTACATGGCGATTTAGATGAAGACGTCGATATGGCACCACCTCTTGGAtattga